A stretch of Gasterosteus aculeatus chromosome 4, fGasAcu3.hap1.1, whole genome shotgun sequence DNA encodes these proteins:
- the phf6 gene encoding PHD finger protein 6 isoform X2, with amino-acid sequence MSGQKRGAAARLLKCSFCRTNRDKECGQLLLSDSQKVAAHHKCMMCSSCHRPGATIGCDVKTCRRTYHYYCALKDKAQVKENPSQGIYLVYCRKHRDASDGIQDEEGAVASESESSPPQSRGRGRFEKGRAKAGSRGQSEDTRSTSSQAADEESSSHRDRSPLRANVGDGGQRCGFCHSGEEENETRGMLHTDNSKKVAAHYRCMLFSSGTVQLTTTSRAEFGNFDVKTVIQEIKRGKRMKCTLCTQLGATIGCEIKACVKTYHYHCGLQDKAKYIENMARGIYKLYCKNHSGNEERDEEDEERENRSKQRAANNSGDTPATQVNGN; translated from the exons ATGTCGGGACAGAAGAGAGGAGCGGCAGCGCGGCTCCTTAAATGTTCCTTCTGCAGAACCAACCGGGACAAGGAGTGcgggcagctgctgctgtcggaCAGCCAGAAGGTGGCAGCCCACCACAAGTGCATG ATGTGTTCCTCGTGCCACCGGCCGGGCGCCACCATCGGCTGTGATGTCAAGACGTGCCGGAGGACGTATCACTATTACTGCGCTTTGAAGGACAAAGCCCAGGTCAAAGAGAATCCCTCACAGGGGATTTACCT TGTTTACTGTCGCAAACACCGGGATGCCTCTGACGGCATTCAAG ATGAAGAGGGAGCCGTGGCCAGTGAGTCCGAGTCGTCGCCCCCGCAAAGCCGGGGAAGAGGGAGGTTTGAGAAGGGCCGAGCCAAAGCTGGATCTCGTGGCCAATCGGAGGACACCCGCTCTACTTCCTCGCAGGCCGCAGACGAGGAGAGCTCCTCCCAC CGGGACCGCTCCCCTTTGCGTGCCAACGTGGGAGACGGTGGCCAGCGCTGTGGCTTCTGTCACTCTGGCGAGGAAGAGAACGAGACGAGGGGCATGCTCCACACCGACAACTCCAAAAAAGTGGCTGCACACTACAGGTGCATG CTTTTTTCCTCGGGGACGGTGCAGCTGACCACGACGTCACGCGCTGAATTTGGAAACTTTGATGTGAAAACGGTCATCCAGGAAATCAAGAGGGGGAAAAGAATG aaATGCACACTGTGCACTCAGTTGGGTGCTACCATCGGGTGTGAAATCAAGGCGTGCGTGAAGACCTACCACTACCACTGTGGTCTGCAGGACAAAGCCAAGTACATTGAAAACATGGCCCGTGGCATCTACAA aCTATACTGCAAGAACCACAGTGGCAACgaggagagggatgaagaagacgAGGAGCGGGAGAATCGCAGCAAACAGAGAGCGGCAAACAACAGCGGAGACACACCTGCAACGCAAGTCAACGGCAACTAG
- the phf6 gene encoding PHD finger protein 6 isoform X1 — MSGQKRGAAARLLKCSFCRTNRDKECGQLLLSDSQKVAAHHKCMLFSSALVTSHSDSENIGGFCIEDVKKEIKRGNKLMCSSCHRPGATIGCDVKTCRRTYHYYCALKDKAQVKENPSQGIYLVYCRKHRDASDGIQDEEGAVASESESSPPQSRGRGRFEKGRAKAGSRGQSEDTRSTSSQAADEESSSHRDRSPLRANVGDGGQRCGFCHSGEEENETRGMLHTDNSKKVAAHYRCMLFSSGTVQLTTTSRAEFGNFDVKTVIQEIKRGKRMKCTLCTQLGATIGCEIKACVKTYHYHCGLQDKAKYIENMARGIYKLYCKNHSGNEERDEEDEERENRSKQRAANNSGDTPATQVNGN, encoded by the exons ATGTCGGGACAGAAGAGAGGAGCGGCAGCGCGGCTCCTTAAATGTTCCTTCTGCAGAACCAACCGGGACAAGGAGTGcgggcagctgctgctgtcggaCAGCCAGAAGGTGGCAGCCCACCACAAGTGCATG CTTTTCTCCTCTGCCCTGGTCACATCTCACTCAGACAGTGAAAACATCGGGGGATTTTGCATTGAGGATGTGAAAAAGGAGATCAAGAGGGGAAATAAATTG ATGTGTTCCTCGTGCCACCGGCCGGGCGCCACCATCGGCTGTGATGTCAAGACGTGCCGGAGGACGTATCACTATTACTGCGCTTTGAAGGACAAAGCCCAGGTCAAAGAGAATCCCTCACAGGGGATTTACCT TGTTTACTGTCGCAAACACCGGGATGCCTCTGACGGCATTCAAG ATGAAGAGGGAGCCGTGGCCAGTGAGTCCGAGTCGTCGCCCCCGCAAAGCCGGGGAAGAGGGAGGTTTGAGAAGGGCCGAGCCAAAGCTGGATCTCGTGGCCAATCGGAGGACACCCGCTCTACTTCCTCGCAGGCCGCAGACGAGGAGAGCTCCTCCCAC CGGGACCGCTCCCCTTTGCGTGCCAACGTGGGAGACGGTGGCCAGCGCTGTGGCTTCTGTCACTCTGGCGAGGAAGAGAACGAGACGAGGGGCATGCTCCACACCGACAACTCCAAAAAAGTGGCTGCACACTACAGGTGCATG CTTTTTTCCTCGGGGACGGTGCAGCTGACCACGACGTCACGCGCTGAATTTGGAAACTTTGATGTGAAAACGGTCATCCAGGAAATCAAGAGGGGGAAAAGAATG aaATGCACACTGTGCACTCAGTTGGGTGCTACCATCGGGTGTGAAATCAAGGCGTGCGTGAAGACCTACCACTACCACTGTGGTCTGCAGGACAAAGCCAAGTACATTGAAAACATGGCCCGTGGCATCTACAA aCTATACTGCAAGAACCACAGTGGCAACgaggagagggatgaagaagacgAGGAGCGGGAGAATCGCAGCAAACAGAGAGCGGCAAACAACAGCGGAGACACACCTGCAACGCAAGTCAACGGCAACTAG